The nucleotide sequence tcgatgaaaaaagtatgaaaCGCACGCGGACTATGTTTAGACACGTGACGTGCGCGTACAATGTcctattttttctaaatataaacGTGACCGATTCGCCTTGCCGAATTGAAACATCATCGGGCGTTTCGAAAGTGCATCGCGTAACTCAATCACGAGGAAGTTTCTAAATTCGTAAATCAGCGCGATTCGGCCCGAAACATCCTCTCGGCCGCGCGCTGTGTATTTGCATAACACACGCGCGGACATTTGTTTCCATATTTATCGATCGTCAGATAATTCGTGTCCCtcaggtatacacacacacacacacacacagaggagATACACACGTCGGGATACATTCTCACGAGAGTAGAAGCAGCCCAGCGAAGCGTCCAATAACATAACTCATACACGCCgctcgagagagcgaggaaCATCTGTATTAATACGCCGGGAAAAAAGTCGAGAGCCAGAATTAAGTCCTTTCCCGAAGACTACCGCGACTTCTCTCTGTTTATTTGTCCCTCTTTCTGATCTTCCCCTTTGGGCCGGTTTTACGAGGGACATTCTCCGATTTTGACGGCAGCGGACTCCCGACCAGTCTGACCCTACGTGTACTTCTTTCGTAggttcgattttttttaaataaaaatccgATGAAAAGCGACGGAATACCTCTCGACGGTATTTTCCCCGTTGAATTTCGTAACACCTCCTTATAAAAGAAGGCagtcagaaagagagagaacatACCGACACACTATGCCTCGGCGCTAAATGGCAAAGTACACAGAGCGGAGGACGTCGCACTGCTGCGTGTCCCCCTCATTAGCACCGTCGGGCCGTCCGTAAAAACCTGCCGGAGGCTGTGCGCTTCTCGTTCCTGGAAGAGACACCTTCTTTTGtaccgcagagagagagagagagagatagagagagagagagagagagagagagagagagagagagagagaggctatgCAGAGTCTACGATTTTGTCGTTCGTGGAAGAGTTGCTCTCGATGCGGGGGTTCGTAGAGGTGTGAAACGTCGGAAAATCGCGATTTTACCTTTTATCAGAATATCGGTACCGTGCGAGTTACACAGCGCTAACGGTGCCTCCCCTTTGTCTGATTGCAGAAAAAATGACAACGCAGTCGGAAGATTTTAGTATGAAGCTGTACATCTTCGCGGAGAAGAGCAGACGGTACATTTGCTTCAGCAAACGGTGGAAAGTCATAGGCCTGGTAGGTATCCAAAACACATGCACATTAGTGTAATATCAAAGTTAGAGCGAGTCGAGAGTGAACCGAAACGATGACGCGCGTCTGCTTTCAGCCGAAGAAGCAGAGGGACGAGCGGTGCCAGTTCTACGAGATCTACAACGGCAGGTACCTTAGGTACCGGTCGGTCGTGGACCCGACGCGCTACATCGGCTTCAACAAGAGCGGCAAGCCGATGACGTCGCAGCGCGGCCGGCAGGAGTGCTACAACTTCATCAAGCTCAATCCGTTCGCGGGCGTCGAGCGCCACAACGACATCATCACGTCGAACAAGGGCGGCATGAAGCACCGGGAGCTCCTGCGAGGGAGCTCCTCGGAGCACAGCAGAAAGTCCCACCAGCAGCCGAAGAACTCGCTGCTGCCGGCGTCGGAAAGCTCCGCGGCCGCGACGGGCGGCCGGCTGACGCAGCTGGCGACGCAGCACCGCCATCGGCACCAGGCCGGCAACAGCTGGAAGAAGCAGCAGATGCGCGAggactcgacgacgacgaggagacgACACGccgccggcagcagcagtagtcGTAGCAGCCTACTCGTCGAGGCTGGGAGCAAGTAttgagccgccgccgctgggCGGCTCGTCGATCAAGACTGCCTCATCACAAGTGAGACCCACGAGACTACTCTCCACGATTCTAATAATACTACTACTACGACGACCACGACGACGGCTACAAGGACGAGAGGGCTCGCGATGAAGCCGGCGCCGCTCGAGCCGAGGCATCCTCctcatcgtcatcatcgacAGCAGCAGTACCAGCACTACCCACCGTTATCGAGCGATGCCTCCTCGTCCCGGCGGCGGCCGAAGCCTCTCGTTCTCCTCCTCGTCATTATCGTAGAGCTCGTCGTCGCGAGCCAGCTCCCGAGCAGAATTTCACCAGCTACGAGACGGATTCCGCGCTAGGGTATTAATGTACGCTGCTGCTCATTCGCTCGTCCGACGAGCTCGGGACGACGATCCGTGAACGATTCCCGCTCGGACACACGAATCAGCCATTAGTATGTGCGGGCGGGTGAAATCGACGCTCGCCACCGGGGGATCCTTCCGATTAGCTTCTTGCCGTCtctataatttttgtacacgCGAGTCTGATTCATTGCGCGAACGATCCTCCGTAGCTGCGATTTTTCCGGCTCGAATCCTTCGCGGCGATCGAGCGCGCCGAGATCGACGGAGGGGCGAGTACGCACTGCAGTCGAGCGACAATGGCCAGTAAGTTGTATTGGACCAACGGCTAGCCGATCACCTCCAAGTTCTGCTCGGGTTCGCGCACTTCCGCGATTCATTCCGTTCGTTTTTATtgaacacgcgcgcgcacacacacacacacacacaccgctGCTGAGTACTTTGTACGATTTTACGTTCCAACGCGAGCGCACCGTAGATTTATTGTGAGCATTTATTTATGATATTTCGTATTTGGCTGCATCGTCGTTAAAAGTGTCGTTTGTAATTCTCACGCATGCTGCTcccacacacagacacacatacacgagagggagagagtacGTTCTCCATTTGCGAAAAAACGATTGGAACAGAGTCttgattaataattaattatacacACATTACGAATTGTACACCTCGACAGCAATAAGGTTTGAACGCGTTCTCAACGGTAGAGAACCCGCTacgcagacacacacacacacacacttacacgGCCCATCGAGGAAAGTCGTATTACTTACACAATGTATTTATGTAACTTAAAATACTCTACTACTTATGTTTAGCGTGTAGACGACCACTATTctgtttataattatattattgtaaataCGAGGAGAGCCTTACATTTATccatatattaataatattaaatacgAAGTATTGTAAATAAGTGATTATTACACGCAGTTTTTCGAGAGAAACTCCTCTTCTCCCCAGTACCAACACACTCACACCCACACATGCATATACTTGCCCACCGCAAAGTAtaacgcgagagaaaaaaagtataatcgTTCTGTTGTTCactatacttatattatatgcaACAGCAACAATAACACACAGACACATTATAATGTAGTTGTATACGCGCGAACGAGTCTAAAGCAAAAATGAAGACCAAGTCAACCGCGCTCAGAGGTGCCGCGCAGTAGTCTATACGTACGCGAATCACCGGATACTACCTCCTTTCCTTTTAAAATTACCACagtaatatataaatagggtaattattaatttctcgTACTTATTGCGCGCTTCGAATTCtgattactattattattattattattatttatacacatgccagagagagagagagagagagagagagagagagagagagagagagagagagagagaaagagagttcaGCAGAGAATACCTTTCAGCGGGTCTGATATAATAATCAATAGAGGATAATCGACGATATAAATAAACGCAGACGGGTGTTAGTTCGTACGTCTCGACTGTTGCACCCCTGAGCTCGGCCGCCACCGCCTCCCGCGAGAGGACATCCGAAATTCGCTCTCGCGTcaccgcaaaaaaaaaatatatgataatACGATTATATAATAAACGTTTGCGCTGTGTACTAAaaattttctcgcgcgcgcgagagagagagaaaaaagagagcagGCATACTATGTTATAACAGTAGGTCGCGCCGCGCtgaacacaaaaaaaaaatataaaataaaagttataagaaaaaattataaggAAAACTCGCTCGCTGTGCTATTACACCGCCTAAAACTTGTAGTTTTGTGTGTGAGACAAAGTTTGTATGCGTGTCTGATTCATGTGTATGCAGCGATGACATttacttataatataatatctgTAGTATACTCTGGAGATCGTTCGCGTGCTCTTGGCTCCTCTGCGTGGTCGCATGTTTTTTTTACTTACTTTTCGAAAATTGACATGAATAAAGGATCTTTTATCGAGTGTGTACTCCTGGACTTTTCTTTTCACGAtatcgagggagagagatgtTCCTTGAATTCTCAGAGAAAGAGCACACGGACGACGTCCGGGGGTGACACATaacgtgcgtgtgtgcgtgtaaaCATGCCGAGATAGACGACGCGTGCGAGTGCGtgtaatatattatacattaccgattaaaagaaaaagaaaaatgaactTAATCCTTAGGACGCTAATTGCAGACTGTATTACTAGGTTAGGTACACGATATATGACGCGGTGGTGACGCGCGCCGGAGACGCCATAAGAAACGCCATGCCAGTATACTTATAGGTACTTATAATATAGAATTCAAAGCCGGCtaattttctctcgcgcgccgcgGGGTTTTAGCTGCGCCCCCtagcgtcgcgcgcgcacgtcgtCTGCTCCGGATCCTCACTGGCCATCGTGCATGTACGCGTTGCGATAAATAATTGCCTTAAAAAAGTACGCTGCAGTTGTTGGGCGTGTGTTTTTTCGTcgaagagcgagaaaaaaagaaaagaagcaGTGAGAATCCGTACAACGGGCCGCGCTGCGCAGGGGACGCAGCTCTTCTATCGTGGGTTTCTTAATCTGGCAAGGTCACCACCTAAGGAGCGCCTACCCCTTTTCtcgcgaggaagaaaaaaaataagcagAATAAGACGAAGAATTGTAAGAATCGCTCCCCTAGGTAgcttatttattgaaatcaCGTTTAGGTATATCTGTACTGTGAATAAGCCGCGGACATTCTTCCTTTTTCCTCTTGCGTGTACGCGTGTACACGAAGgacaaaaagcaaaaaataaagacaaacacacacacgacgGCTAATCGCGAGATGCGAAagaaggaaagaaagaaagaaagaataacTCAAGGCTAAATCTATATATCTTGTACTGCTCTCTGTCCTTTTAtcatttctttctctctcccataAGCAACAGTCAGTATACGTCAAGTCAGTTCTCATATTGTACATTATTGTTATGTTTAAAGTATACTCTATAATATACCCGCGACGCCATTACTTCATTGAACCATACGATTATTATTAAGGCATTCAAAGCACGATTGAGAGAGACGGCCATTCTGCAgctcagagagagagattttttaaaCCTAATAACGAGACACGTGAAACATTCGATTAATGTTCTAGACAACGTAGAGGTTAAATGGTCaaataaatagaaaacaaAGCAAACAAGTCCTGAAGTCTGATTGTTAAGAAACTACATAGAGACGCGAAACGATGCTAATCAAAATTTTCTACTGTATAAGCTGTAGAGGAGGATGTATGATGACAAAAATCTTGTTCGTGCTTCGAGTGTATtgaatcttttttatttttatattaaattaatttttttatttgaaccACACGACGCTTCCGTTATATGCAAGCCGGTGGCCTACGCGCACAATTTAAAAACTATATGAAAtgaacaaacaaacaaacaaaaaaactacaaaaaaacGACGAAATATTGTCAGAGTCCACATGCCGATTCCTTAGGGCGGTcgttgaatgaaaaaaaatttttataaaataaacgaAACAAACCTTAtagcttgaaaaaaaaaacaatgtgaGAGTCCTAGTTGTTTTATCTTCCAGTCTCCCCTACGTATAGTCGAGGAACTATATTGCGTTATAGCTATGTATGACTTCAAACACCAAAATGCGGAATTTCAGTCAGCGATCACGAATCGTTGCATCTTCTGGACTATACATAAAGTAGTCATCCTAACTCGTGTTATACGCACCTCCAGAACATGTAACGCCGCCAATCACGCTTTCACCCTCCGACTACAGAATATATATCTGATAATACTCAAAATGTATAAGACGACGATTATATAAATCTCCTTTAGCTCTCGTTTTTCACGATCAATGAGTCGAGCGCGAGATCGACACACGGACGGCGATATATAAGAGTGCGCCGAGGGCCCCGGAAGTGCgatgtttgtaaaaataaaattgtcgttaatggaaaataaaagaaataaaaaaagcttacATGAAAACACAAGTATACATGATGATTCCTGTCAGAAAGATtatgaaattatgaaaaaataaagctgaTGTTGTAGAAGAGAGCAACCTGATGAGTAACTCGTGTTCCTATCGATGCGCGTCGAAAAGTCCTGATATTTCTATACGATACCTAACGTGCATCCTATTGTTTTGAAACAGATAATACCGATTGCATCTTTGCCGACGCCGAAGGTCTGTATATTTTTCGAGgcataaaatataaaagacgTATTTTGACGGTTCCGGGTGTAGAAGCTTTCAAATACGGATTTTCGTCAGAGAACATCGAGAGGAACATGAAGACATCGAACGATGGACCCGATgacaaaaaagtaataataatgcaaaaaCAACGTTTCGAGTCGCAAAGACCCACTTACACAAGTATTTAATCTCTGACCacgagacaaaaaaaaagatatgaaAAAGGATCGTGTAGTAAGAAAGgaaagagaaataaaataagaacGCGAGAACGACgcttattatttaataatagaaCTACTAATATAACTTGTAATGTAATTGTATTGTAATACGGTATTGTAACGCCAGCTCTAAAAATTAATCTACTCGTTTTTTGTATGTGTATTAAGCATAATCTCTTGTCAGCACACTTCGACAGAAAAATTTCCGGCTCGTCGATGAGGCGAGACAGGATCAGCCAGCGCCGCGACGAGGAAAAGCAAAAAGAAAGGTGGCGCCTCGCGGAGAGATAGACGCAGACGGATCGCGAGACGGGCGGAAATGTGTTTTCGTCGAGCGCCAAATATCGCGGACTCATCGGCAAGCTCGGAGGCAAGTCATCGAAGTCGAGAGAGCGCCTCGAGATATATATTCgacgagagaacgagagagagagagagagagagagagagagagagagagagagagagagagagagagagagagggagagcgagagagagagcgagagaaagagagagagagagtgagagagaaaaagagaggagaggaatGTATAACCAAATGAGACTtgtatttttacaaatattcaaaagaaaaaagtgtaCAAATTAAAGAAACTTTAACAAGAAAAAATACCTTGATATCTCTTGTCACCTTCGTATTATGAGCATTggaatttatatattatatatacagatGAGACAGGGCTTGTGGGGATGATAATAATACGGGGGAGAAACAAGTGAGACAAAAAAGATGAATTACCAAACTCGTTTGACGAATGACTTGGCTGCGAGTCGAACGTCACTTTTTTTACTTTCGCCATCGATCGATTATTGACTAGAaggagagaggggggagaacaaaatttcaaaaagatGCGGAAAAcgacgaaaaagagagaaatgaCGATGATTAACGAATAGCGAAAACGAGAGATAAGCAAAAGATTATGACACGAAAAAAGGATGAATCTGACTACCCTAGATAGATAGCATAtaacttaataaaaaaaatgaaataataagaaacaaaaggtaaaatataaatattatacataaataaatatatatgaacAGATGATGTGTATTGTAAGATATTTAATACCGACTTGTTAGAGACActcgatgacgatgatgatgataataataataataatattaccaataataattatgatgCAAAAGTATGCTGAGTGAGAATGAGGTGTTAACGGACGACGATAACGACGATTATAACGAAGACAACTATGTGGAAGCCGTACGAATGAAGCAAACAAAcataacaaacaaaaaaaaacacaaaaaaaacaGAGGATAATAAAGGTATATACGAATTGCTGTgtgaaaagagagaaagagaaagagagagcgtgtGAGATACACCTACATTATTCGCGCTGTAATATAGAGGCATACATACTCCGTTACCCACTAAATCGATGTGTCGATGTACCCGGGCGTGCTCTGATCGTGTATAAATGTTCGAAATAGCAAAGGGGGTGGGCGACGAATTTTCACTTACACTTacaccacacacacacccacgcaTACATTTTTCGAGGATAATAAGTGCGGATGTCGCGTTTTGGCaatcgatgatgatgatgatgacgattaTACGATGATTACGACGTTGATGCGGGTGATGAGGAAGACGTGGTACGCGAGAGTTCAGACGCTTTGATCACACACtctgattttttataatataaaaaaagccaTTTTCAACGATGAGAGGATTAAAGGTCGAGTATTTTTACACGTTATAatcgagtgtttatttcgcgAGCGCGTTCACGAAGCGAGACTCCGAAGACGGATCCGTTCGCGGCTGTCGTTCAACGTTTTTTACTGTAATAGGATCGTTATTTTACGACTAACGTGGCCAGTTACGCGCGTCTGCGGTCGCGATAGGATCCGTCTCCCGGGTTGTCTCACGTCGCTATTCTACATTATAATGGATTTTACTTTGACGAAGTTTCTCGGTCGGATATATGTGAGTGCGAGCAGTGCGCAGTTgtcatattatttatttgtatactgtcattgttataatttattgaacatgcatatatattataaaaacttgtaaatttgatttttcgtaTATGATATATGAATTTGTATAACGTTATAAGCTTTAGATAAGTTACTCGAAGATAATGAAATGAAATATGTTGCAGCATGTAACTTGATTAATAAAGCACGCATGCTGTACACGACTGACCACAATTCATTGTTCTAAGTTTTATTTTAAGCTCTTTAAGAAAAATTTAGCAGTGGAGAGTCGATAATATACACGTCACATACGATGATAAACATGATAAATAAgaagcaaacaaaaaaaacaaatacaaaCATATATATTTCGATTGTTTGAGCATTATATAAGGAGGTCTGAGCGGTGATCGAGGCCGATCTGACGCCGCACCGGCGACAGCAGCAATAATTATATACACTATGATGAAcgaatcaaaagaaaaaagggGGTATGAAAAACTTGGCCGCACGgctgtacatacacacataatATACGTCTGCGCAGGGAAAAGCGAGTAACGATTGCCCGGAGAAggagaggaagaagagaacaaaaaaaaattaattatgtaaaaaacgAACACGGCTCGCCCGGTCGCAGCTAGCAATAAACTAACATTCCAACGCAAATCGCAAAAAATACATACAACTGCGAGTTCTTAAACTACTGTGTGCCGCCGtatacgagaaagagagaaaaaaaaacactgtcAAATACACGCTCATACACTGCTAAAAAAACGACTCTGTGTGTTCTTTATTGCCCTGCACTCTGACGCTCTGTGTGTGCATTTGTAAATGCCGCACATATGCCTTCTACTCTTCACCGAGTCCTACTTCTCTACTTTTCATATACTCTCACATTCGCACGTTTTCCTCTTCTGCACGATCTAGTTTTCAtttcgaaacaatttttattttcaaaacgacgtgttattatttttctatacaAAAAAGAGAATCCACGACATAATTCAGATCAAATCGATTCCACACAATGGCACGAGAAGCTGTCCCGGCCACTCGAGTTGGAATCCACGTccaaatattatattatacacacacacataaaacGGAACAAACTTTCGGCCCGGAGAGGAGGAAAGAAGAACGGACGACGCTCGTGAAAAGCGAAATCAAACATCATCGTCCGCCggcacttctctctctctctctctctctctctctctctctctctctctctctctctctctcgtgtgccTATTTGTCCTTCTATATTGTATACTTATACAAGAGATCGAGAAAGCATTAGGGCGACCGCGCATTCGTATGTACGAGGGTCGCTGCTGATGCCCCGAGCTTGgggcgttgctgctgctgacgacGATTTGTATCAAGATTTATCAGCGTGTGAAATGGCTTTCGCCGCTGCTTTCTTTATTCGCTGACCACGCGTGTATTAGATTTTGCTTCTTTCTGCAGAAAGCTTGATTATAATGATAACATTGCATATTCTTATATGAAGCTAAGGATTATCATACTCTCGTCGTGTGACAAAGAGCCGAGCACGACAATGCcgcgaaaagagagagaaagcgagcaGCGCCAAGAGAGCACAAAAAATCGAGTGTAGCACGCGCTGTATAGGTACGCATGTATGCGACTGAGAAAATTCGGTCTACTCCAGAGCGTCGCGGGCCACTTGAATATCCCCACGGCATATACCGTTGATTCCATCATGCGGACTCCTTCAAGGGCTCCCCAAACATCGTCCGAAAAAATCTCGGTCCTTTTCCTTTCTCCGCTCTATACGCACTCCCTTGAGCTAAGCCGACGACGACTTTCTTCGATCACTCGagactcgctctcgctctgcaTTATATTTGATCTGGAAATCGCGGAGAGCCAGAGAGAATATCTCCTCCACTTCCTCCCCTTTAATTCCTCCTGAGCGCAATAGTAGGCCGGTCCGACCCTCCTTCTTTGccgtatatttatatatatacacgcatacgcacactcgcgcgcacgaAATAATGCGCTCTTATCTCCGATGGATctaaattctttttaaattacatTCCGCGCGTAGGTCtgcgtttctttctctctctatatatatattttttttagaggttcggctgtgtgtgtacaccTTTTTTCGCTTCCTCTCGTCGCTTGACTGCGCGCGCAGCTGAGTCGAGGACCGCCGGAAGTATTAGCCGACGGTATACATGGAGTCCTTTGGTAAAGTGCTGCCTTTATGTCGCGTACGTGCGAAACGAGAGCGCGATATTCCAAGGCTGCACAGAAGAGTCGTGTGAAATCGTCGTCCctaaagagagcgagagagtcaaAGGTAAATATCGACTAAGTCAACCTGAAAAAGATCGGCTGATAAATTTGAAAGCTTCGCTTCTAA is from Nasonia vitripennis strain AsymCx chromosome 1, Nvit_psr_1.1, whole genome shotgun sequence and encodes:
- the LOC100678771 gene encoding uncharacterized protein LOC100678771 isoform X2, giving the protein MLLVILCRGLPQLAVLAKILCLLMVVMCGAVPSTVRSVSLYSTCSRGNVTVHGRTVKSTVRNEHNAPYQKMTTQSEDFSMKLYIFAEKSRRYICFSKRWKVIGLPKKQRDERCQFYEIYNGRYLRYRSVVDPTRYIGFNKSGKPMTSQRGRQECYNFIKLNPFAGVERHNDIITSNKGGMKHRELLRGSSSEHSRKSHQQPKNSLLPASESSAAATGGRLTQLATQHRHRHQAGNSWKKQQMREDSTTTRRRHAAGSSSSRSSLLVEAGSKY
- the LOC100678771 gene encoding uncharacterized protein LOC100678771 isoform X4 yields the protein MFFIRLPQLAVLAKILCLLMVVMCGAVPSTVRSVSLYSTCSRGNVTVHGRTVKSTVRNEHNAPYQKMTTQSEDFSMKLYIFAEKSRRYICFSKRWKVIGLPKKQRDERCQFYEIYNGRYLRYRSVVDPTRYIGFNKSGKPMTSQRGRQECYNFIKLNPFAGVERHNDIITSNKGGMKHRELLRGSSSEHSRKSHQQPKNSLLPASESSAAATGGRLTQLATQHRHRHQAGNSWKKQQMREDSTTTRRRHAAGSSSSRSSLLVEAGSKY
- the LOC100678771 gene encoding uncharacterized protein LOC100678771 isoform X3, translating into MRLTLSTLPQLAVLAKILCLLMVVMCGAVPSTVRSVSLYSTCSRGNVTVHGRTVKSTVRNEHNAPYQKMTTQSEDFSMKLYIFAEKSRRYICFSKRWKVIGLPKKQRDERCQFYEIYNGRYLRYRSVVDPTRYIGFNKSGKPMTSQRGRQECYNFIKLNPFAGVERHNDIITSNKGGMKHRELLRGSSSEHSRKSHQQPKNSLLPASESSAAATGGRLTQLATQHRHRHQAGNSWKKQQMREDSTTTRRRHAAGSSSSRSSLLVEAGSKY
- the LOC100678771 gene encoding uncharacterized protein LOC100678771 isoform X1, encoding MLVKFFAFSLLFWLPQLAVLAKILCLLMVVMCGAVPSTVRSVSLYSTCSRGNVTVHGRTVKSTVRNEHNAPYQKMTTQSEDFSMKLYIFAEKSRRYICFSKRWKVIGLPKKQRDERCQFYEIYNGRYLRYRSVVDPTRYIGFNKSGKPMTSQRGRQECYNFIKLNPFAGVERHNDIITSNKGGMKHRELLRGSSSEHSRKSHQQPKNSLLPASESSAAATGGRLTQLATQHRHRHQAGNSWKKQQMREDSTTTRRRHAAGSSSSRSSLLVEAGSKY